The nucleotide window ATGGCTACTGGGGCGACGCAGCGAAGACGCGCGAGGCCATCGATGCTCAAGGCTTCATGCACACCGGCGATCTGGCCACCATGGACGAGGACGGCTACGTCAATATCGTCGGCCGCATCAAGGACATGGTGATCCGCGGCGGCGAAAACCTCTACCCGCGCGAGATCGAGGAGTTCCTGTACCGCCACCCACAGGTGCAGGACGTGCAGGTGGTCGGCGTGCCCGATTCGCGCCTGGGCGAGGAGCTGTGCGCCTGGATCATCGCCAAGCCCGGCGCCGCGCCGACCGAAGCCGACATCCGCGAGTTCTGCAAGGGCCAGATCGCGCACTACAAGGTGCCGCGCTACATCCGCTTCGTGCAGGAATTTCCCATGACCGTGACCGGCAAGATCCAGAAATTCAGGATTCGCGATGCGATGAAGGAAGAGCTGGGGCTGGAAGAAACCAAGACTGCTTGAATGCCGAACGCCCCCCTGAGCGGCTGCGCCGCTTCCCCCCTCTCTCGCAGTGCTTCGCCCTGCGGGAGGGGAGACGCCGCCAGCGCGGCGGGGCGGCCCTTGCGCGGCGGCTCCCGCCTGCGTAGCGCTGCTGCTAGCCGCGCTGTGCGCCTCTGACCACCCCTATTTCGCACAGATCATGATTCTCGAATCCCAACTCAACCCGCGCTCCGCCGATTTCCAGGCCAATGCCGCCGCCATGCGCGCCGTCGTCGATGACCTGCGCGCCCAGGTCGAGCGCGTGGCGCAAGGCGGCGGCGAGGCCGCCCGCGCCAAGCACCTGGCGCGCGGCAAGCTGCTGCCGCGCGACCGCGTGCAAATGCTGCTCGACCCGGGCACGCCGTTTTTGGAAATCGCCCCGCTGGCGGCGCTGAACATGTACGACAACGCCGCCCCCGGCGCCGGCCTGATCGCCGGCATCGGCCGCGTGGCCGGCACCGACTGCCTGATCGTGTGCAACGACGCCACCGTCAAGGGCGGAACGTACTACCCCATGACGGTGAAAAAGCACCTGCGCGCGCAAGAAATAGCGCAGCAGAACTGCCTGCCGTGCATCTACCTGGTGGACTCGGGCGGCGCCAACCTGCCCAACCAGGACGAGGTCTTCCCCGACCGCGACCACTTCGGCCGCATCTTCTACAACCAGGCCAACATGAGCGCGCAGGGCCTGGCGCAGATCGCCGTGGTCATGGGCTCGTGCACGGCCGGCGGCGCCTACGTGCCGGCCATGAGCGACGAGACCATCATCGTCAAGAACCAGGGCACGATCTTTCTGGGCGGCCCGCCCTTGGTCAAAGCCGCCACGGGCGAGGTGGTGAGCAGCGAGGACCTGGGTGGCGGCGACGTGCACACCCGCCTGTCGGGGGTGGCCGACCACCTGGCGCAGGACGACACGCACGCGCTGGCGCTGGCACGCAAGGCAGTGGCCAATTTGAATCGAAATCGGCCTCCAGCCATGGTGGATCAAGCGCCGGTAGCTCCTAAATTCGCAGCAGAAGAGCTCTACGGCGTCATCCCCACCGACACGCGCAAGCCCTTCGACGTGCGCGAGATCATCGCCCGCATCGTCGATGGCAGCGAGTTCGACGAGTTCAAGGCGCGCTTCGGCTCCACGCTGGTCACGGGCTTTGCGCGCATCGAAGGAATGCCCGTGGGCATCATCGCCAACAACGGCATCCTGTTTTCCGAGTCGGCCGTCAAGGGCGCGCACTTCATCGAGCTGTGCTGCCAGCGCAAGATCCCGCTGGTGTTTTTGCAGAACATCACCGGCTTCATGGTCGGGCGCAAGTACGAGAACGAAGGCATCGCGCGCCACGGTGCGAAGTTGGTCACCGCTGTGGCGACGGCCAATGTCCCGAAGTTCACCATCATCATCGGCGGCAGCTTTGGCGCCGGCAACTACGGCATGTGCGGGCGCGCGTACTCGCCGCGCTTTTTGTGGATGTGGCCGAACGCGCGCATCTCCGTCATGGGCGGCGAGCAGGCCGCCAGCGTGCTCGCCACCGTCAAGCGCGACGGCATCGAGGGCCGGGGCGGGCAGTGGAGTGCCGAGGAAGAAGAAGCCTTCAAGGCCCCCATCCGCCAGCAGTACGAGGACCAGGGCCATCCGTACTACGCCACCGCGCGCCTGTGGGACGACGGCGTGATCGACCCGGCCGACACGCGCCGGATGCTGGCGCTGGGCCTGGCGGCAGCGCGCCATGCGCCTATTCCCGACGTGAAGTTCGGCGTGTTCCGCATGTAAACCGGAGCGTTTCATGAGCCAGAACCTGTCCATCACCCAAGCCGGCGCCGTCGCCCGCATCACGCTGACGCAGCCCGAGATCCGCAACGCCTTCAGCGATGAGGTCATCGCCGAACTGACGGCGGCGTTCCAGGACGTGGGCGCGCGCGCCGACGTGCGCGCCATCGTGTTGGCCGCGGAGGGCCCGGCGTTCTGCGCCGGCGCCAACCTGAACTGGATGCGCCGCATGGCCGACTACACGCGCGATGAGAATCTGGCCGACGCGGCCAAGCTCGCCGAGATGCTGCGCGTGATCTACGAGTGCGAGAAGCCGACCATCGCCCGCGTGCAGGGCGACGTGTACGCCGGCGGCATGGGCCTGGTGGCCGCGTGCGACATGGCGGTCGCCGTGGACACGGCGGGCTTTTGCCTGTCGGAGGTGAAGCTGGGCCTGATCCCCGCCACCATCAGCCCGTATGTCATCCGCGCCATGGGCGCGCGCGCGGCGCACCGCTACTTCCTCACGGCTGAGCGTTTCGACGCGGCCGAGGCGCTGCGCATCGGCTTCGTGCACGAGGTGGTGGCTGCCGAGCAGCTGGACGCGCGCGTCGATGCGCTGACCCGCGCCCTGGCCAGCGCCAGCCCGAATGCCGTGCGCGCCTGCAAGCGGCTGGTGCAGGACGTGGCCGAGCGCGCCATCGACGCGCAGCTGATCGCCGCCACGGTCGAGGGCATCGCCGACATCCGCGCCAGCGACGAGGGCCGCGAGGGCGTGCAGTCGTTCCTGCAAAAGCGCAAGCCTGCCTGGATCGCGGGCTGACACAGCGGCGCACCGGCCATGGACCAGCTCTGGCTCAACATCGTGCAATGGCTCCACACCGTGGGGCTGCACGTGGACGCCGGCACCTCGCGCGCCTTGGCCGAAGGGGTCGCGCGCGCCACGCAGCAGCTGGACATGGCGAGCCTGCTGGCGCTGGCGGCCGCCCTGGGCTGGGCCAGCGGCTTTCGGCTGTACGCGGTGGTGTTCATCGTGGGCGCCATGGGCGCGGCCGGCTGGCTGGCGCTGCCCGCGGGCCTGAGCGTGCTGACGCACCCGGCCGTGCTGGGCGTGAGCGGCCTGATGCTGCTGGTCGAGTTCTTCGCCGACAAGGTGCCGTGGCTGGACAGCGCCTGGGACGCCCTGCACACCGTCATCCGCGTGCCGGCGGGCATGGCGCTGGCGGCCGGCGTGTTCAGCGCCGACAGCGCCACCATGGCCGTGGTGGCCGGCCTGCTGGGCGGCTCGCTGTCGGCCACGGCGCTGGCCACCAAGATGACCACGCGCGCGGCCGTGAACACCTCGCCCGAGCCGTTTTCCAACTGGGGCCTGTCGTTCTTCGAGGACGGCCTGGTCGTCGCCGTGGTCTGGCTGGCCACGCAGCATCCGTTCATGTTCGGCATCGCGCTGGTGCTGATGCTGATGCTGTCCGCACTGCTGCTGGTGGTGCTGGTCAAGTTCCTGCGCGCCGTGCTGCGGCGCTTGTCTTCGCTTTTTTCCAGTTCTGCCAAGGTGGCCTGAATGTTCCAAAAAATACTGATTGCCAACAGGGGCGAGATCGCGTGCCGAGTCGCCGCCACGGCCCGCCGCATGGGCGTGAAAACCGTCGCCGTTTATTCCGACGCCGACGCGCAGGCCAAGCACGTCGCGGCCTGCGACGAGGCCGTGCACATCGGCGGCAGCGCCCCCAAGGACAGCTACCTGCGCTGGGAGCGCATCCTGCAAGCTGCCAAAGACACCGGGGCACAGGCCATCCACCCCGGCTACGGTTTTCTGTCCGAGAACGAAGACTTCGCGCGTGCCTGCGCCGAGGCGGGTCTGGTCTTCATCGGCCCGCCGGCATCGGCCATCGCCGACATGGGCCTCAAGGCCGAATCCAAGCGCCTGATGGCCACGGCCGGCGTGCCGCTGGTGCCCGGCTACCAAGGCGAGGACCAGGACCCGCAGCTCCTGCACCGCGAGGCCGACTGCATCGGCTACCCCGTGCTGATCAAGGCCAGCGCAGGCGGTGGCGGCAAGGGCATGCGGCTGGTGGAGAAGTCCGAGGATTTCGCTGCGGCATTGGAGTCATGCAAGCGCGAGGCGACAGGCAGCTTCGGCAACGACGCCGTGCTCGTCGAAAAATACGTGCTGCGCCCGCGCCACATCGAGATCCAGGTCTTCGGCGACACCCAAGGCAATGTGGTCTATCTGTTCGAGCGCGACTGCTCGGTGCAGCGCCGCCACCAGAAGGTGCTGGAGGAGGCCCCCGCGCCGCACATGCCGCCCCTGCTCCGCCAGCAGATGGGCGAGGCGGCCGTGGCGGCGGCCCGCGCCGTGGGCTACGTGGGCGCCGGCACGGTGGAGTTCATCGTCGAGCAGCCGGGCGGCTACGAGGCGCCCGAGGCCATGAAGTTCTACTTCATGGAGATGAACACGCGCCTGCAGGTCGAGCATCCTGTCACCGAAGCCATCACCGGCGAGGACCTGGTCGAATGGCAATTGCGCGTCGCCGCCGGCCAGCCTTTGCCCAAGCGCCAGGACGAGCTGAAGATCCACGGCCACGCCATCGAGGCGCGCATCTGCGCCGAGAACCCGGACAACCAGTTCCTGCCCGCCACCGGCACGCTTGCCGTCTATCGCAAGCCGGATGCCGCCGCGTTCGAGCGCGGCACACCTCGCATCGACGACGGCGTGCGGCGCGGCGACGCCATCAGCCCGTTCTACGACAGCATGATCGCCAAGCTGATCGTGCACGGCGACACGCGCGAGCAGGCGCTGGCGCGGCTGGACGAGGCGCTGGCGCAGACGCACATCGTGGGTCTGGCGACCAACGTGCAGTTCCTGCGCCACGTGGTGCACAGCGACGCCTTCCGCGAAGCCAAGCTGGACACGGCGCTGATCCAGCGCGAGGCCGCCCAACTCTTCGACCAGGAAAAGGTCGGCCTCCCCCTGGCCGCAGCCGCCGCCGTGGCGGCGCTGCTCTCGCGCGAGCAGGCGGGCGCACAGCCGGGCGACCCGTTCGGCCAGCGCGATGGCTGGCGCTCGCTGGTCGGCAGCCGCCGGCGCTTCGACTTCGACTTTCACGGCCAGCCGGCCACTGCCTGGCTCAGCTACGGCCAGCGCGGCGCGGCGCACCGCCTGTCGGTGGGCGCGCGCGATGGCGACGCCGCAGCCGCCGGGGAGGAGTTCGCGTTCAGCGATGCGGCATCCGCAGGCCGGATCGACCTGCGCCTGGGCGAGCAGCGCGTGCGCGCCAGCGTCTATGCGCATGGCGAGGTGTTCGACGTGTTCACGGCGCGCGGCGCCACCCGCATCACGTTGGTCGATCCGCTGGCGCACGCCGGCGTGGCGGCGGGCGAGGGCGGACGCCTGACGGCGCCCATGCCCGGCAAGGTGGTCTCGTTCGCCGTGCAGGCGGGCGACAAGGTGTCCAAGGGCCAGCCGCTGGCCGTCATGGAGGCCATGAAGATGGAGCACACCATCGCCGCGCCGGCCGATGGCGTGGTGGCCGAACTGCTGTACGCGCCCGGCGACCAGGTGGCCGAAGGGGCGGAGCTGCTCAAGCTGGCGGCTGCCTGACACGGGCGGTATCCGCGGCTGGCGAGAGGCAGGCAGGGCGCTCATATTTTGATAGCTTCCGACGCTTGTCTTACGCCGGCTGAAGCCGTTTTTTGCTTGTAACGCCCGGTTTTGACCGGGATGCTACGCTCGCCGGCCATGAAGATTGCCTTTTGCTGTACCGATACCCGCGCCGAGCCCTGGCTGGAGGGTCTGTCCGAAGCGCTGCCGCAGGCCGACATCCAGGTCTGGCAGCCCGCAGCGCCGCAGGCCGACTGCGCCGTGGTCTGGGCGCCGCCCCAGCAGTTCATCGACGAGCAGCCGGGCCTGCGTGCGCTGTTCAACATCGGCGCGGGCGTCGACGGCCTGCTCAAGCTGCGCCTGCCGCCCGGCATGGCGGTCGTGCGGCTGGAGGATGCCGGCATGTCGGTGCAGATGGCCGAATACGTGTGCCACGCGCTGATCCGGCACTTCCGCGAGTTCGACGCGTATGAGCAAAGCGCGCGCCAGGCGCGCTGGAGCTTTCGCAAGCCGCATGAGCGCAATGGCTTTCCCGTTGGCGTCATGGGCCTGGGCGTGCTGGGCGAGCGCGTGGCGCGGGCGGTGGCGCAGTTCGACTTCCCGGTCAACGGCTGGAGCCGCTCGGCGCGAACGCTGGAGGGTGTGCGTACCTTCAGCGGCCAGGAAGGCCTGCGGGACTTTCTCGCCGCCAGCCGCGTGCTGGTCAACCTGCTGCCGCTGACGACCGAGACCGAAAACATCCTGAATCGCCAGACGCTGGGCCTGCTGCAGCCCGGTGGCTACCTCATCAACGTGGCGCGCGGCGCGCATCTGGTTGACGACGACCTGCTGGCCCTGCTGGACTCGGGCCACCTGGCGGGCGCGACGCTGGACGTGTTCCGCACCGAGCCGCTGCCGCCCGAGCACCCGTTCTGGCGCCACCCGAAAATCACCGTCACGCCGCACACCTCGGCGCGCACGCTGCGCAGCGAGAGCATCGCGCAGATCGCCGGCAAGATCGCCCGCCTGGCGCGCGGCGAGGCCGTGAGCGGCCTGGTGGACGTGGCGCGCGGGTATTGAAACGGCACAACACTTTTTTGATGGAACGCTAGACATGCAGCTCCCCACCCGCGTGAAGATCATCGACGTAGGCCCGCGCGACGGCCTGCAAAACGAAAAGCAGCCCGTGCCGGCGCAGGTCAAGGTCGAGCTGGTGCGGCGCCTGCAGGACGCCGGCCTGGCCGAGATCGAGGTCACCAGCTACGTGTCGCCCAAGTGGGTGCCGCAAATGGCCGACAACCACCAGGTCATGCAGGCCCTGCCGCGCAAGGAGGGCGTGCGCTACTCGGTGCTGACGCCCAACCTCAAGGGTTGGGAGGCAGCGGTGCAGGACGCGCCCGACGAGATCGTGGTCTTCGGCGCCGCCAGCGAGGCCTTCAGCCAGAAGAACATCAACTGCTCGATCGCAGAGAGCATCGTGCGCTTCGCCCCGGTGGTGGAGGCCGCGCGCGCCGCCGGCATCGCCGTGCGCGGGGCCATGAGCTGCACGGTGGGCTGCCCCTACGAGGGCGAGATCGCCCCCGAGCGCGTGGCGTATCTCGCGGGGCTGATGAAGGACATCGGCGTCGAGCGCGTGGACGTGGCCGACACCATCGGCGTGGGCACGCCGCGCAAGGTGCAGCGCGCCATCGAGGCCGCCCTGCAGCACTACGCGCTGGACAGCGTCAGCGGGCACTTTCACGACACCTACGGCCAGGCGCTGGCCAACACCCTGGCGGCGCTGGAGCTGGGCGTGTGGAACTTCCAGTCCTCCGTCGCCGGCCTGGGCGGCTGCCCCTACGCCCGCGGCGCCACCGGCAACGTGTCCACCGAGGACCTGGTCTTCATGCTGCACGGCATGGGCATAGCCACTGGCATCGACCTGGACCGGCTGGTGGACGCGGGCCAGTTCATCAGCGACTTCCTGGGCCGCAAGCCCAATTCGCGCGTCGCCACGGCGCTGCTCAACAAGCGGGCCGGGTGAGCGCCATGGCATCGGATACGCAAACCCTGCCGGAAGGCGTACAGCGCGTGGCGGCGGTATTGGCGTCGGCTGGCCACCCGCATGCTCCCCGCATGCTCGACGATGCCGCGCGCACCGCGCAACAGGCTGCGGACGCGCTCGGCATCGAACTCGGCCAGATCGCCAAGAGCATCATCTTCCGGCGCAAGAGCGACGACGCGGCGGTGCTGGTCGTCACCTCGGGCGACCGGCGGGTGGATGAGAGGAAGGTCGACGCCCTGGTCGGCAAGACCGGCCGCGCGGATGCGGAATTCGTCAAGGCGGCCACGGGCTTTTCCATCGGCGGCGTCTCGCCGGTGGGGCATGCCAGAGCCCCGGTCACGCTGATCGACCGCGAACTGCTGCGCTTTGACGTCATCTGGGCGGCGGCCGGCCACCCGCACGGCGTATTCCGGCTGCACCCGCAGGACCTGGTGCGCCTGACCGGGGCGCCCGTGGCCGACGTGGTGCAGGCCAGCCATCCATGAATACTACAAAATTGATAGCTGAACACGCATATAAATTAACGGCTGAAGGCCTTTTTGACCCAAATTCTGCCGATGCCGTGCCTTCACCCTGCGTGTCCGTGTGCCGCATGACGCCCGACCGCAGCCACTGCCAGGGGTGCTTTCGCACCATCGACGAGATCCGCGCCTGGTCGCGCGCCGGCAGCGGCGAGCGCCGCGCCATCTGGGCCGCGCTGCTGGGGCGCGCCGGCGTGGCCGTGCCCGAGGAGTTGCAGCAGGCATGAAGCACATCACCTTCCACCTGGATTTCGTCTCTCCGTACGTCTGGCTGGCCTTCGAACGGCTGCCCCAGGCGCTGGAGGGTCTGAGCTGGCACGCCAGCTACCGCCCGGTGCTGCTGGGCGCGCTGCTGCAGCGCGCCGGCAATCCCGGCCCGGTCGGCATTCCGGCCAAGCGCGACTGGACGTATCGCCACGTCTCCTGGCTGGGCCAGGCGCTCGGCTGCGGGCTGGACATGCCCGCGCGCCATCCGTTCAACCCCCTGCCGCTGCTGCGCCTGGCACTTTCATGCAGCGAGGACGGCAGCATCAACCGCTTCGTCGCCGGCGCCGTGCTGCGCCACGTCTGGCTGGGCGGGCACGACGCGCTGGACCCGGCGCGGCTGGACGCGCTGGCGCAGACACTGTCGCAGCAGCTGCGCGGCGACGAGACCGAGCGCCAGGAGCGGGCCAAGGCGCTCCTGCGCAGCAACACCGACGAAGCCGCCGCGCGCGGCGTGTTCGGCGTGCCGGCGTTCGAGGTCGATGGTCGGGTGTTCTGGGGGCTGGACAGCCTGCCCATGCTGCGCGCGTATCTGCAAGGCGGCGACGGCTGGTTCGAAGGCTCGGCCTGGGACGCGGCACCGAGCGTGCCGTCGGGCCTGCCGCCAGCGGCCTAGGTCGGCGCGCCGCTCGTGCGTTCTGGCACGCCCTGCGCCAGCTCGCGCTCGGCGAACGCGTCGCACAGGAACTGCACGAACGCAGCCACGCGCGCGCTGACCAGCCGCCGCGAGGCGTGCAGGGCCCACATCTCGACCGGCCGGTCGGCCAGCCGTCCCCACACTGCCAGGCCGTCCGGCACCGCGCCGGAGTGCGCCAGCAGCAGGCGCGGCAGCACTGCGGCGCCAGTGCCGGCCAGCACCGCATCGCGCACCATGATGAGCGAGGACAGACGCAGCCGCTCCTGCGGCGCGATCGAGCGCAGCACCGGGCCGTCCTCGTAGCGCCAAAGGACGGGGCTGGCGTTGCGCGCGAGCACGACGGCCGGCACCGGCTGCCCGTCCGCCGACGGACGCGCCAGCGAGGAGGGCGCCACCAACAGCATTTCGTCGCGGGCGAAGCAGCGCCCGACCAGCAGCGCATCTGGCTGCGGATTGACGCGTACGGCCACGTCGTATCCCTCGGCCACCAGGTCGACGGTGCGGTCCTCGGCCGTGATCTCCAGCAGCACCTGCGGATACAGCCGGGCGAACCGGGCGGCCAGCCCGCCCAGCAGCGTGTGCGAAAACAGCACCGGCGCGCTGACGCGCAGGCGCCCACGCGGCGGCGCCAGGCGCGCGGTCACCGACTGGGCGGCCTCGGCGATGTCCGCCAGGGGCTCGTGGGTGCGCTCGTACAGGGCCCGGCCTTCCTCGGTCAGGCGCAGCGAGCGCGCGCCGCGCTCGAGCAGGCGCACTCCCAGACTGTGCTCCAGCGCCATGATGCGCCGCGACAGCGTCGCCTTGGGCCGCCCGCTGCTGCGGCTGGCCAGGCCCAGGCTGCCGTGCGCCACCACCAGATGAAAGTCGGCCAGGGCGGACAGGTCCATGTATGTTCCGTTTCCGGTACGAAGTGTTCGATTATTGGCGTCTTCCGTCCAGGATTGAAGAGCCCTACCGTACGCCTGATGCTGCGGCGCTTCCTGCCGCTGCGTCACCTTCACTTTCAGGAGTACGTGATGACACGCCTTTGGACACCTCTTCAGATCGGCCGCATGCGGCTGCAACATCGCCTGGCCATGTCGCCCATGACCCGCTTGCGCGCGCAGGCCGACGGCACGCCGGGCGCGCTGGCCGCCCGGTATTACGCGCAGCGCGCCTCGCTGGGCCTGCTGATCTCCGAGGCCACCCAGCCCTCGGCCCAGGGGCAGGGCTATCTGAACACGCCCGGCATCCACAGCGATGCGCACGTCGCTGGCTGGCGCGGCGTGACCGACGCCGTGCATGCCGCGGGCGGCCACCTGTTCATCCAGCTGATGCACGTGGGGCGGGTGTCGCATCCCGACAATACGCCGCAGGGCACGCAGGCCGTGGCGCCTTCCGCGATCGCGCCCGGCGACGAGATTTATACCGCCTCCGGCGCGCAGACCATTCCGGTGCCGCGCGCGATGACGCAGCAGGAGATTGCCGCCACGGTGCAGGACTTTCGCCGCGCCGCGGCGCGTGCCATCGAGGCCGGCGCCGACGGTGTCGAGCTGCACGGTGCCAACGGCTACCTGATCCAGCAGTTCCTCTCGCCCAACGCCAACCAGCGCCAGGACGGCTACGGCGGGCCGGTGGAGCGCCGCATGCGCTTCGCGCTGGAGGTGGTGGATGCCGTCGCCGCCGAGATCGGCGCCGAGCGCACCGCCATCCGGCTGTCGCCGGGCTCGCGCCTGTGCGGCATCGACGAAGGGCCGGATTACCCGCATCTGTACCGCAGCCTGGTGGCTGCGCTCGCCTCGCGCGGTCTGGCGTACCTGCACATCGCCCACAACGGCAACGACGCGCTGCTGCGCGACCTGCGCACGCTGTGGCCGGGGGTGTTGCTGGTCAACCGCAGCGGCCGGCCGCTGGAAGACGTGGCCCAGGACATCGACGCCGGGCTGGCGGACATGGCGCCCGTGGGCCGCTGGGCGCTGGCCAACCCTGACCTGGTGCACAGGCTGCGCCTGGGCCAGCCGTTGAATGACGAAGACCCCACCACCTTCTACGGCGGCGGCGCCGCGGGCTATGTCGACTATCCGGAGCTGCAGAGCGCCGAGCGGGCCTTGCTGTCGGCGTGACGGGAGCCCCCTGCGCCGCTGTCAGCGCGGCATGTGCCCACCCAAGGGTTTGTCCTAGCAGGGACTAACCCTGATGTGCCAGCGCGCAGTCGGCGCCTGGCGGCGGCTCCAGGTGCGCGTGCCCGTCTTGCCAAGGGGGGATTTTTCGGATGAAGAAATGAGGGCCTAGGGTTGCCAC belongs to Melaminivora suipulveris and includes:
- a CDS encoding carboxyl transferase domain-containing protein, which gives rise to MILESQLNPRSADFQANAAAMRAVVDDLRAQVERVAQGGGEAARAKHLARGKLLPRDRVQMLLDPGTPFLEIAPLAALNMYDNAAPGAGLIAGIGRVAGTDCLIVCNDATVKGGTYYPMTVKKHLRAQEIAQQNCLPCIYLVDSGGANLPNQDEVFPDRDHFGRIFYNQANMSAQGLAQIAVVMGSCTAGGAYVPAMSDETIIVKNQGTIFLGGPPLVKAATGEVVSSEDLGGGDVHTRLSGVADHLAQDDTHALALARKAVANLNRNRPPAMVDQAPVAPKFAAEELYGVIPTDTRKPFDVREIIARIVDGSEFDEFKARFGSTLVTGFARIEGMPVGIIANNGILFSESAVKGAHFIELCCQRKIPLVFLQNITGFMVGRKYENEGIARHGAKLVTAVATANVPKFTIIIGGSFGAGNYGMCGRAYSPRFLWMWPNARISVMGGEQAASVLATVKRDGIEGRGGQWSAEEEEAFKAPIRQQYEDQGHPYYATARLWDDGVIDPADTRRMLALGLAAARHAPIPDVKFGVFRM
- a CDS encoding enoyl-CoA hydratase/isomerase family protein, yielding MSQNLSITQAGAVARITLTQPEIRNAFSDEVIAELTAAFQDVGARADVRAIVLAAEGPAFCAGANLNWMRRMADYTRDENLADAAKLAEMLRVIYECEKPTIARVQGDVYAGGMGLVAACDMAVAVDTAGFCLSEVKLGLIPATISPYVIRAMGARAAHRYFLTAERFDAAEALRIGFVHEVVAAEQLDARVDALTRALASASPNAVRACKRLVQDVAERAIDAQLIAATVEGIADIRASDEGREGVQSFLQKRKPAWIAG
- a CDS encoding DUF4126 domain-containing protein, which codes for MDQLWLNIVQWLHTVGLHVDAGTSRALAEGVARATQQLDMASLLALAAALGWASGFRLYAVVFIVGAMGAAGWLALPAGLSVLTHPAVLGVSGLMLLVEFFADKVPWLDSAWDALHTVIRVPAGMALAAGVFSADSATMAVVAGLLGGSLSATALATKMTTRAAVNTSPEPFSNWGLSFFEDGLVVAVVWLATQHPFMFGIALVLMLMLSALLLVVLVKFLRAVLRRLSSLFSSSAKVA
- a CDS encoding acetyl/propionyl/methylcrotonyl-CoA carboxylase subunit alpha codes for the protein MFQKILIANRGEIACRVAATARRMGVKTVAVYSDADAQAKHVAACDEAVHIGGSAPKDSYLRWERILQAAKDTGAQAIHPGYGFLSENEDFARACAEAGLVFIGPPASAIADMGLKAESKRLMATAGVPLVPGYQGEDQDPQLLHREADCIGYPVLIKASAGGGGKGMRLVEKSEDFAAALESCKREATGSFGNDAVLVEKYVLRPRHIEIQVFGDTQGNVVYLFERDCSVQRRHQKVLEEAPAPHMPPLLRQQMGEAAVAAARAVGYVGAGTVEFIVEQPGGYEAPEAMKFYFMEMNTRLQVEHPVTEAITGEDLVEWQLRVAAGQPLPKRQDELKIHGHAIEARICAENPDNQFLPATGTLAVYRKPDAAAFERGTPRIDDGVRRGDAISPFYDSMIAKLIVHGDTREQALARLDEALAQTHIVGLATNVQFLRHVVHSDAFREAKLDTALIQREAAQLFDQEKVGLPLAAAAAVAALLSREQAGAQPGDPFGQRDGWRSLVGSRRRFDFDFHGQPATAWLSYGQRGAAHRLSVGARDGDAAAAGEEFAFSDAASAGRIDLRLGEQRVRASVYAHGEVFDVFTARGATRITLVDPLAHAGVAAGEGGRLTAPMPGKVVSFAVQAGDKVSKGQPLAVMEAMKMEHTIAAPADGVVAELLYAPGDQVAEGAELLKLAAA
- a CDS encoding 2-hydroxyacid dehydrogenase, whose product is MKIAFCCTDTRAEPWLEGLSEALPQADIQVWQPAAPQADCAVVWAPPQQFIDEQPGLRALFNIGAGVDGLLKLRLPPGMAVVRLEDAGMSVQMAEYVCHALIRHFREFDAYEQSARQARWSFRKPHERNGFPVGVMGLGVLGERVARAVAQFDFPVNGWSRSARTLEGVRTFSGQEGLRDFLAASRVLVNLLPLTTETENILNRQTLGLLQPGGYLINVARGAHLVDDDLLALLDSGHLAGATLDVFRTEPLPPEHPFWRHPKITVTPHTSARTLRSESIAQIAGKIARLARGEAVSGLVDVARGY
- a CDS encoding hydroxymethylglutaryl-CoA lyase, translated to MQLPTRVKIIDVGPRDGLQNEKQPVPAQVKVELVRRLQDAGLAEIEVTSYVSPKWVPQMADNHQVMQALPRKEGVRYSVLTPNLKGWEAAVQDAPDEIVVFGAASEAFSQKNINCSIAESIVRFAPVVEAARAAGIAVRGAMSCTVGCPYEGEIAPERVAYLAGLMKDIGVERVDVADTIGVGTPRKVQRAIEAALQHYALDSVSGHFHDTYGQALANTLAALELGVWNFQSSVAGLGGCPYARGATGNVSTEDLVFMLHGMGIATGIDLDRLVDAGQFISDFLGRKPNSRVATALLNKRAG
- a CDS encoding YbaK/EbsC family protein encodes the protein MASDTQTLPEGVQRVAAVLASAGHPHAPRMLDDAARTAQQAADALGIELGQIAKSIIFRRKSDDAAVLVVTSGDRRVDERKVDALVGKTGRADAEFVKAATGFSIGGVSPVGHARAPVTLIDRELLRFDVIWAAAGHPHGVFRLHPQDLVRLTGAPVADVVQASHP
- a CDS encoding DUF1289 domain-containing protein, whose translation is MNTTKLIAEHAYKLTAEGLFDPNSADAVPSPCVSVCRMTPDRSHCQGCFRTIDEIRAWSRAGSGERRAIWAALLGRAGVAVPEELQQA
- a CDS encoding 2-hydroxychromene-2-carboxylate isomerase yields the protein MKHITFHLDFVSPYVWLAFERLPQALEGLSWHASYRPVLLGALLQRAGNPGPVGIPAKRDWTYRHVSWLGQALGCGLDMPARHPFNPLPLLRLALSCSEDGSINRFVAGAVLRHVWLGGHDALDPARLDALAQTLSQQLRGDETERQERAKALLRSNTDEAAARGVFGVPAFEVDGRVFWGLDSLPMLRAYLQGGDGWFEGSAWDAAPSVPSGLPPAA
- a CDS encoding LysR family transcriptional regulator, whose protein sequence is MDLSALADFHLVVAHGSLGLASRSSGRPKATLSRRIMALEHSLGVRLLERGARSLRLTEEGRALYERTHEPLADIAEAAQSVTARLAPPRGRLRVSAPVLFSHTLLGGLAARFARLYPQVLLEITAEDRTVDLVAEGYDVAVRVNPQPDALLVGRCFARDEMLLVAPSSLARPSADGQPVPAVVLARNASPVLWRYEDGPVLRSIAPQERLRLSSLIMVRDAVLAGTGAAVLPRLLLAHSGAVPDGLAVWGRLADRPVEMWALHASRRLVSARVAAFVQFLCDAFAERELAQGVPERTSGAPT
- a CDS encoding alkene reductase; translation: MTRLWTPLQIGRMRLQHRLAMSPMTRLRAQADGTPGALAARYYAQRASLGLLISEATQPSAQGQGYLNTPGIHSDAHVAGWRGVTDAVHAAGGHLFIQLMHVGRVSHPDNTPQGTQAVAPSAIAPGDEIYTASGAQTIPVPRAMTQQEIAATVQDFRRAAARAIEAGADGVELHGANGYLIQQFLSPNANQRQDGYGGPVERRMRFALEVVDAVAAEIGAERTAIRLSPGSRLCGIDEGPDYPHLYRSLVAALASRGLAYLHIAHNGNDALLRDLRTLWPGVLLVNRSGRPLEDVAQDIDAGLADMAPVGRWALANPDLVHRLRLGQPLNDEDPTTFYGGGAAGYVDYPELQSAERALLSA